In Pungitius pungitius chromosome 2, fPunPun2.1, whole genome shotgun sequence, a single window of DNA contains:
- the LOC134120243 gene encoding uncharacterized protein LOC134120243: MEEEMQELRALVAQLKADNERLRQASLVPPSSATPSTSSVLPTALTSASAPAAERLVFVPRDRKCPMFRGRSGIALSEWLEELQSCMRARHLAPADQAYFLYDHLEGEAREEIKYRPSTERGDPAGLITILQELYGCSESYVALQEAFFSRKQHEGETLLEFSLALMSLMERVKQRAPPGMLNTDSLLRDQFVEQVLDSTLRRELKQFVRHQPAATLLDVRGEAIRWEREGLPSTFRGRSNSVPSISGIQYGVQGAHSVVCVPPSSEMVELKEMLRLQQEQLNHLTQTLAHMQRPHAGSHTAHRGPRVCHRCQRPGHFARDCDGVRNSRPQFSSPDSRPSARQAEPSTAPEN, translated from the coding sequence ATGGAGGAAGAAATGCAAGAGTTGCGAGCTCTGGTTGCGCAGTTAAAGGCTGACAATGAGAGGTTGCGTCAAGCTTCGTTGGTGCCGCCCTCTAGTGCTACACCTTCAACCTCCTCAGTACTGCCGACTGCCCTTACTTCTGCCAGTGCCCCTGCAGCCGAGAGGTTAGTGTTCGTGCCCCGAGACAGAAAGTGCCCTATGTTTAGAGGAAGGTCAGGGATAGCTCTGAGCGAGTGGCTTGAAGAGCTACAGTCGTGTATGCGGGCTCGTCATTTAGCCCCAGCTGATCAGGCCTACTTTCTGTATGACCATTTAGAGGGAGAAGCACGGGAGGAAATTAAATACCGCCCCAGCACAGAGCGCGGGGATCCAGCTGGACTAATCACTATATTACAAGAACTCTATGGCTGTTCTGAGTCGTATGTGGCCTTGCAGGAAGCATTCTTCTCTCGTAAGCAACATGAAGGGGAAACGCTACTCGAATTTTCGCTCGCTCTCATGAGCCTTATGGAAAGGGTGAAGCAGCGTGCACCGCCTGGAATGCTTAATACAGATAGTCTGTTGCGGGATCAGTTTGTTGAGCAGGTCTTAGACAGCACCCTGAGGCGAGAGCTTAAACAGTTTGTTCGTCATCAACCTGCAGCTACCTTGCTCGACGTCAGAGGGGAAGCCATTAGGTGGGAGCGTGAAGGTCTGCCCAGCACCTTCAGAGGCCGCAGTAACTCCGTCCCTTCCATCAGTGGCATTCAGTATGGAGTTCAGGGTGCTCATTCTGTTGTATGTGTCCCTCCGTCCTCAGAAATGGTAGAGTTGAAGGAAATGTTGAGGCTGCAACAAGAGCAGCTCAACCATTTAACCCAGACCCTCGCTCATATGCAGCGCCCTCATGCTGGTAGTCATACAGCGCATCGTGGGCCCAGAGTGTGTCATCGCTGTCAGAGACCAGGCCATTTTGCGAGAGACTGTGACGGTGTGCGCAATTCCCGCCCCCAGTTTTCTTCACCAGATTCCAGGCCGTCTGCTAGGCAGGCAGAACCCAGCACGGCTC